The Amycolatopsis coloradensis sequence GCGCGGACGCGTCGGGCGAATCGTCGTCGACGACGATCACCTCGAACGGCACCCGCGGCCGTCCTTCCTCGATCGACGCCAGGCACTGCCGCGTGTAGTCCCATTTGCCGTGGACCGGGATGACGACGCTGACCAGCGGTTCGGTACTGGTGGTCACGGCCACCGGTTCGAGGCCGTGCTCCTCCTGCGGGACCTCGTCGGTGCGCCCGAGCGCGCGCTCGTAGGCGCTCCGGACCGCGCTACCCCTCGGCGCGTACTTTTCGATGGCGCCCCGGTACTTCTTGACCAGCCGGTTCACCGTGGCCGAGTGGCCGTCGCTCAGTACCGCGTTCTCCTCGGCGAGCCGGGCCGCCTCGGCGCTGTACCGCTCGGCGGTCTCCGTCCGCCACGCCAGCCGCGCCGCGTCCAGTTCCGCCTCCCGGCGGAGTTCGGCGACCTCGGCCGTGAGCCGGTCGCGTTCCTCCCTCAGCCGGGCCAGCTCCTCCTCCGCCTCGGCGTGCCTGGATGCTCCTTGTTCCCTCATCGCTCCCAGCAGCGAAAGCTGAGGGTCGAGCAGGGTGCCGACGGCCGGGACGGCGTCCAGCGGACCGTCGGAGGCGATCCCGATGAGGTAGGTATGCGGGCTCCCGTCGGTGACCGTCCAGCCGTCCTCGCCGATCCGGGTCAGGCTCTGGTTCAGCGCCGGTCCCTTCGCGTGCGGCTCGCCGGGGTCGGCGGTCAGCAGCGAACCCACCGCGATGTTCTGCCGCAGCACGGCCACGTTCCCGAAATGGCCGCCGAGGAGCGCGCGGAACTCCTCCTCGGTCAACTCCTTGACGTGAAAGGGATTGTCGTTGCCGTGTTCGTGGCTGTAGACCCGGATGTCCGGGGTACTGCCGAGAAAGATCCCGCCGGGGGCGAGCCGGACGCGAACCAGGCTCATCAGATCGTCGTGTTCGACGACGTGCTCGATGGCTTCGAAACAGGTGATCACGTCGAACCGGCCGGCGTCGGAAAGCAGTCCCTGGTCGATGATCGACCCCTGGGCGAAGCTGAGATTCTTCCGCCCGGCGTAGGTGGTTCGCGCGTGTTCGACGGCCGACTCGTCGATGTCGACCCCGACGACCTCGGCGGCGGTCGTGGCCAGCAGCGCCGCGCCATAACCTTCACCACTGGCGAGATCGAGCACGCGCTTGCCTGCGACGAATCGGGCGGCGAGCGCGTACCGGTGATAGTGCTCGTAGATCATCTGGATGTCCCCGGCCCACGGCACACACCGCTCGCCGGTCCATCCGATCAACCTATGAGAGTCTTCCGAACCCGCCATGCGCGGGAGGTTACCGGGGCCTTGGGGGGGTCGTGCGGGATACCGATACTTCTGGTGGAAAAGTACCGTTGCCAGCCACCGCTGAACACTGAGAGCGCAGAGGGAGCAACCCACGGTGACCGAGTCCGATCGTTCACGCCGGGAACGAAACCTGGGCCTCGTGGTGATCGTGGTACTGGTGATCGTCCTGGAAGCCGCGGTGATCGGTTACCTCGTCACCTCGAACTGAGCGACGGCCGTCCGGGCTGTCAGGCGTTCACCGGACTCCCGCGGCTCTTCGAACCCGTTACTTTCAATTCCGTCAACGGACCGGGACCCCCGAGTTCTTGTGCGCGATCGCGCCGGGTGCCGCTGTCCACTGGTTGAAAGAGTGGGGAAAACCATGTCCAAAATCGGGAGAATCATCACCTCGTCCGCCGCGACCGCGGTAATGGCGGGAACGGCGATGTTCGGCCTGCTCGCCGCGCCGGCCCAGGCCGCGGAAACGGCCGCGTCGAGCGAAATCGGTATCGCTTCCTCCGACGACGGCGCCTGCAAGACTAAGAAGACGGTCGGAAACGCGCGGAACAAGGGAGATGTCTTCCACTCCTACGCCAAGACCTCCGTGTTCAAGCACAACCACGTCGGCATCTACTACACGACGAAGACAATCGTCGAGGCGCCCGGCAAGGGCAGCAAGAGCAGGTCCGTCACGGCGTCCACGCTGAAAAAGTGCGGCCCCATCTACAAGATGTCCGTCAACGCCAAGCAGTCCAGCCGCGACAAGGCGGCCAACCACGCCTACAACAAGTTCCGCGGTCTGGACTACGACATGGACTTCGCGAACAACAAATACAACAACAACGGGAAGCTGAACTGCTCCGAGCTGGTGTGGAAGGCCTACAAGGATTCCGTCGACATCGACTTGGACAAGAACGGCGGACTGGGCGTCTACCCCGACAACATCAAGGATGACGGCAGCACCGTGGTCTACGCGACCATCAAGTAACGACATTCGATGGACGGGTGCGGCCTGCCGGGTGCGGGCCGCACCACCCACCGCCTGAGAGGATTCGGCCCGGTGCGCCTCCCCCGACTCGTCGCGCTCGCCGCCTGCGCGCTTCTGGCCGTGACGGCCTGCACTTCGCCGGACGGCGGAGCGGAGATGAACATCGCCGATCCCGATGTGGTGAAGCTCGGCGAAACCGTCGCCGCGTTCTACCTCAGCCCGGACACCTCCGCCGACAAGCCGGCGGAAAAGCGGCAGCCCGCCTATCTGGTCCTGGTGCGGGCGGACGGCGGCACACAGCTGATCGAGACCAGCGGCATGACCGAGTCGCATATCGCGTGGTCGGAGACCGGGCTGTTCTTCAGCGACGACATCCGCGACTACATCCTCGGCAAGGGCGGTCTGGCCAGCTTCGAGAACAAGAAGGCAGGGCATCAGCAATCGGCTTTCGCGCTGCCCGGCGACAAGGGTTTCGTCGCGGTTTACAACGAAGGCTTCTCCGAATCCGGTTACACCAATCAGGTGGCCGTCACCACTTCGACCGGTTCCCAGCTCTACCGGGTCGAAGGAAACTACTTCATGAACGCGCTGTGCGGCGGCGTCCTCAACGGAATCGCCACCGACGCGGGAGCTCATTTCGCGAATTCGGCCAAGATTCCCGGCATGCGCTCGAAGGCCGATCCCAGTGCGCAGCCGGAGCTGCTTTCACAGCTGTACCCGGCAACCGAAGGAAAGGAAAAGGTCCTCGCCTGGCGAGGAGTCTTCGACGCGGGAGACCACAACCGTCACGTGCCGTGTCAGGACGGTGTCATCACGTTCCTTTCCGATTACACCGACGCCGACGGCAAGCCCCATCTGGCCATCGTTTTGTGGAACACCGGCGACGGTAAGTACACCGAACGGCCACTCGTCGACGCCGAAGGACGCCCCATCACCGAGAAACTGGTCGACCCCGAGACGTTCTCCCAGAAGACGTACGACGCCAAGGCCGTGCGGGAAGGCCGCCTCGAATGGCTCGCCGCGGACGGCCGGATCATGAGTACCGAAATCGCCTCCGGGATCACCACGCCACGGTTCGACACCGGGTTCACCTCGGACAGCGATTCGTCCAGCCAGGCCGTCTTCACGGACCGGTCGATAAACCTGATCCAGGAGACGTTCGACGGCAAGACCCCCGTCAGGATCAAGCGGTTCGATCGCGTCACCGGGAACCTGATCACCGAAATCACCGTGCCCGGACTGGCGGAACGGTTCGGCATCCAGTTCAACTTGCGCGGTATGGCCGTTCCCCCGTCGTCGTGAGTGGTAAGGACGGTTAGAACCGTCCTCACCACTCACGAGGGGGCTAGACCCGCTCCAGCTCGAAGACCGGGATGACGCGGCTGGTCTTGCTCTGGTACTCGGCGAACTGCGGCATGACGGCGGACTGCCTGGCGTAGACCTCGTCGCGCTCGGCGCCGGTGAGCAACCGCGCGCGGACCGGGAAGGTCTCGGTGCCGAGTTCGACCTTCGTGTCCGGGTTGGCCACCAGGTTGTGGAACCACGCCGGGTTGTCGTCGGAGCCGCCCTTGCTCGCGAAGATGAAGATCCGGTCGCCTTCGAGAAGCGGG is a genomic window containing:
- a CDS encoding YiiX/YebB-like N1pC/P60 family cysteine hydrolase, with the protein product MSKIGRIITSSAATAVMAGTAMFGLLAAPAQAAETAASSEIGIASSDDGACKTKKTVGNARNKGDVFHSYAKTSVFKHNHVGIYYTTKTIVEAPGKGSKSRSVTASTLKKCGPIYKMSVNAKQSSRDKAANHAYNKFRGLDYDMDFANNKYNNNGKLNCSELVWKAYKDSVDIDLDKNGGLGVYPDNIKDDGSTVVYATIK
- a CDS encoding nitroreductase family deazaflavin-dependent oxidoreductase; amino-acid sequence: MTDTFDFDQINRTVIAEFRETGGKAGGMFEGYPLVLVHHTGAKSGTQRIAPLVPLLEGDRIFIFASKGGSDDNPAWFHNLVANPDTKVELGTETFPVRARLLTGAERDEVYARQSAVMPQFAEYQSKTSRVIPVFELERV